One window of the Zea mays cultivar B73 chromosome 3, Zm-B73-REFERENCE-NAM-5.0, whole genome shotgun sequence genome contains the following:
- the LOC100382276 gene encoding putative CBL-interacting protein kinase family protein isoform X1, translating to MVGGGGGGPLRRVGKYEVGRTIEEGTFAKVKFAQNTETGESVAMKVLDRSSILKNKMAEQIKREISIMKLVRHPNVVRLHEVLASRKKIFIILEFITGGELFDKIIRHGRLSEADARRYFQQLIDGVDFCHKKGVYHRDLKPENLLLDSQGNLKISDFGLSAWPAQGSFLLRTTCGTPNYVAPEVLSHKGYNGALADTWSCGVILYVLLAGYLPFDEVDLTTLYGKIESAEYSFPAWFSGGAKSLIRRILDPNPETDDNEDAFEDETGPLTLNAFDLIILSQGLNLAALFDRRQDCDKLQNRFLSRNPAKVILSSMEVVAQSMGFKTHIRNYKMRVEGLNADKTSHLSVMVEVFEVAPSIFMVELQRAAGDTSEYNTFVNNYCSKLDDIIWKFPTEKGKSRIPRLSKSHS from the exons atggtgggcggtggcggcggcgggccGCTGCGGCGGGTGGGCAAGTACGAGGTGGGACGCACCATCGAGGAAGGCACCTTCGCCAAGGTCAAGTTCGCGCAGAACACCGAGACCGGGGAAAGCGTCGCCATGAAGGTGCTCGACCGCTCCTCCATCCTCAAGAACAAGATGGCCGAACAG ATTAAGAGAGAAATATCCATAATGAAGCTTGTCAGGCATCCCAATGTCGTTAGGCTACACGAG GTTTTGGCAAGCCGGAAGAAGATATTTATAATTCTGGAGTTCATCACTGGCGGCGAGCTATTCGATAAAATT ATTCGTCATGGGAGACTCAGTGAAGCAGATGCACGCAGATACTTTCAGCAACTTATTGATGGTGTTGATTTTTGTCACAAGAAAGGAGTCTACCATCGAGACTTAAAG CCTGAAAATCTCCTCCTTGATTCCCAAGGCAATCTTAAAATTTCAGACTTTGGACTGAGTGCATGGCCTGCTCAG GGATCTTTCCTTCTACGTACAACCTGTGGGACTCCGAACTATGTTGCCCCAGAG GTTCTCAGTCATAAGGGATATAATGGCGCACTTGCTGATACATGGTCATGTGGAGTAATTTTATATGTATTGTTAGCAGGTTATCTTCCATTTGATGAAGTGGACCTGACTACCCTTTATGGAAAG ATTGAGAGTGCAGAATATTCATTCCCAGCCTGGTTTTCAGGTGGTGCGAAATCACTGATTCGTAGAATTCTTGACCCAAATCCAGAGACA GACGATAATGAGGATGCTTTTGAAGATGAAACAGGTCCTCTAACACTTAATGCATTCGACCTAATCATTCTTTCGCAAGGATTGAATCTTGCAGCGCTCTTTGACCGCAGACAG GACTGTGACAAGCTTCAAAATAGATTCTTATCACGCAATCCAGCAAAGGTTATCTTGTCAAGCATGGAGGTTGTTGCGCAATCAATGGGATTTAAGACACACATTCGCAATTATAAG ATGAGGGTGGAAGGTCTAAATGCCGACAAGACTAGCCATCTCTCAGTTATGGTTGAA GTTTTCGAAGTTGCTCCATCAATCTTCATGGTAGAACTACAAAGAGCAGCAGGAGATACTTCAGAGTATAACACG TTCGTAAATAACTACTGCAGCAAATTAGATGATATCATCTGGAAATTTCCAACTGAGAAGGGAAAATCGAGGATACCCCGGTTATCAAA GTCTCATTCATAA
- the LOC100382276 gene encoding putative CBL-interacting protein kinase family protein — MVGGGGGGPLRRVGKYEVGRTIEEGTFAKVKFAQNTETGESVAMKVLDRSSILKNKMAEQIKREISIMKLVRHPNVVRLHEVLASRKKIFIILEFITGGELFDKIIRHGRLSEADARRYFQQLIDGVDFCHKKGVYHRDLKPENLLLDSQGNLKISDFGLSAWPAQGSFLLRTTCGTPNYVAPEVLSHKGYNGALADTWSCGVILYVLLAGYLPFDEVDLTTLYGKIESAEYSFPAWFSGGAKSLIRRILDPNPETRIRIEEIRSDEWFQKNYEPIKEIENEEVNLDDVNAAFDDPEDDNEDAFEDETGPLTLNAFDLIILSQGLNLAALFDRRQDCDKLQNRFLSRNPAKVILSSMEVVAQSMGFKTHIRNYKMRVEGLNADKTSHLSVMVEVFEVAPSIFMVELQRAAGDTSEYNTFVNNYCSKLDDIIWKFPTEKGKSRIPRLSKSHS; from the exons atggtgggcggtggcggcggcgggccGCTGCGGCGGGTGGGCAAGTACGAGGTGGGACGCACCATCGAGGAAGGCACCTTCGCCAAGGTCAAGTTCGCGCAGAACACCGAGACCGGGGAAAGCGTCGCCATGAAGGTGCTCGACCGCTCCTCCATCCTCAAGAACAAGATGGCCGAACAG ATTAAGAGAGAAATATCCATAATGAAGCTTGTCAGGCATCCCAATGTCGTTAGGCTACACGAG GTTTTGGCAAGCCGGAAGAAGATATTTATAATTCTGGAGTTCATCACTGGCGGCGAGCTATTCGATAAAATT ATTCGTCATGGGAGACTCAGTGAAGCAGATGCACGCAGATACTTTCAGCAACTTATTGATGGTGTTGATTTTTGTCACAAGAAAGGAGTCTACCATCGAGACTTAAAG CCTGAAAATCTCCTCCTTGATTCCCAAGGCAATCTTAAAATTTCAGACTTTGGACTGAGTGCATGGCCTGCTCAG GGATCTTTCCTTCTACGTACAACCTGTGGGACTCCGAACTATGTTGCCCCAGAG GTTCTCAGTCATAAGGGATATAATGGCGCACTTGCTGATACATGGTCATGTGGAGTAATTTTATATGTATTGTTAGCAGGTTATCTTCCATTTGATGAAGTGGACCTGACTACCCTTTATGGAAAG ATTGAGAGTGCAGAATATTCATTCCCAGCCTGGTTTTCAGGTGGTGCGAAATCACTGATTCGTAGAATTCTTGACCCAAATCCAGAGACA CGAATCAGGATAGAAGAGATCAGAAGTGATGAATGGTTTCAGAAAAATTATGAACCTATCAAAGAaatagaaaatgaggaagtcaatCTCGATGATGTCAATGCAGCTTTTGATGATCCTGAG GACGATAATGAGGATGCTTTTGAAGATGAAACAGGTCCTCTAACACTTAATGCATTCGACCTAATCATTCTTTCGCAAGGATTGAATCTTGCAGCGCTCTTTGACCGCAGACAG GACTGTGACAAGCTTCAAAATAGATTCTTATCACGCAATCCAGCAAAGGTTATCTTGTCAAGCATGGAGGTTGTTGCGCAATCAATGGGATTTAAGACACACATTCGCAATTATAAG ATGAGGGTGGAAGGTCTAAATGCCGACAAGACTAGCCATCTCTCAGTTATGGTTGAA GTTTTCGAAGTTGCTCCATCAATCTTCATGGTAGAACTACAAAGAGCAGCAGGAGATACTTCAGAGTATAACACG TTCGTAAATAACTACTGCAGCAAATTAGATGATATCATCTGGAAATTTCCAACTGAGAAGGGAAAATCGAGGATACCCCGGTTATCAAA GTCTCATTCATAA